From one Bufo gargarizans isolate SCDJY-AF-19 unplaced genomic scaffold, ASM1485885v1 original_scaffold_1782_pilon, whole genome shotgun sequence genomic stretch:
- the LOC122923642 gene encoding zinc finger protein 836-like, translated as MHRSFARSLQEVPATETIRTAAMEQAPVTFEDVAVYFSRREWETLSGEQKSLYKEVMNENYQMILSLNRPDIIQSIDLGCEPYVQSLGDCDHTGVWQEKNMKAESSFQPSRSDITSSRCEAQVKRQRRYPRVNPFRWIKKDKKKKSRISRSAHRTSKRTKEKKTLGGDDLMKVSPERRRCDVSTSISHEPASNPEDKPLLDEPCGMIGGSKDLCSEEEAADETEADPSGEAISTRKIQEDVSEGSSLTRGARFATNVKNYEKRSEDAHLPSNVNCFQKGEDSRLHGDSADSKDIPVCETSNFLMEATNESPSKNASPETATGKEEKMSPTTEKKASHKKRDKHVKFNEVVTMILIKQQSEERSSKCLESGVKLQSTSLPVLKNVNDDDKKKKVEKCSTGHDVEDRTSQGQNSLHRNVEGNKHTRKRPTGSSCRPSTMKYSKKRIVVGTGPAPQALEQQMSPSKNNVRERNELHGVEDKEVWNMNSEGRKVNTCSVPPQTNSPLNNHEQKFIKSYSCSNCGKITHWSKLSIYQKENIERSIAHMCRTCGRRHKSSSPATAPDQAILPLALTSPGVDEMSKPANYSKKIAADSSAQPNTEKRRHKDERKVKTTEDSRHLVTASDQRTGASSDHCRKPPQTPEDDSKSNACHQYRNPEAALDVTLKTFTGSSVKSTSTANHSTLGLDSRKNRIIIKDKNVASKSPAEQPRKPGDNREHEVCTIWKECSITEERNHPLRSDQQKKVTKSCPSVLQKTQNFPQAAVKTHSINLNNVRNPRRIVDPIKSKFDKDCTKCGKSLAKHVTVNSENPADGSEKNCVLRVKTKCEQPPEDREPFQCKQCGKIFTKKHTKPPGEHPYSCKKCGKSFHDSGNNDVHMKLKTKEKMKIFTGSSADNAFADTSTPGLDSSYSRTGTKDKKMTFKSFAELPGKTDSKEHEEVCIICGESFIAEQKNDPLVSDQQKKRTKGRPSVLENTQDHLKTCSSCVSKIRNPRQIENPENLQSNQNCSKWGKSSAEHVKAENPAEGGKKNHVLQLKKRKQPLEGIEPYQCKQCGKTFTRHFTLLQHHTVHTGERPYSCKECGKSFRDGGYLKVHMRLHTKEKPYTCSECGKCFGQNSTLMVHLRTHTDERPFQCSECGKSFSDRSTFRHHQ; from the exons atgcaccgGAGTTTTGCTCGCTCACTGCAGGAAGTCCCTGCCACAGAGACTATAAGGACAGCGGCCATGGAGCAG GCTCCGGTGACATTTGAGGACGTCGCCGTCTATTTCTCAAGGAGAGAATGGGAGACGCTGAGTGGGGAGCAGAAGTCGCTGTACAAGGAAGTGATGAACGAGAACTACCAGATGATCCTGTCACTGA ACCGTCCGGACATCATACAGAGCATTGATCTAGGATGTGAGCCGTACGTCCAGAGCCTCGGTGACTGCGACCACACAG GTGTTTGGCAAGAGAAGAATATGAAGGCTGAATCCTCATTCCAGCCGAGCCGCAGTGACATCACGAGCAGCAGATGTGAGGCGCAGGTGAAGCGGCAGAGGCGCTATCCCCGAGTCAACCCCTTCAGGTGGATCAAGAAAGACAAGAAAAAGAAAAGCCGCATTAGTCGATCCGCCCACCGGACGTCGAAGAGAACTAAGGAGAAAAAGACACTGGGAGGAGATGATCTAATGAAAGTCTCACCAGAGAGAAGACGCTGTGATGTTTCCACCAGCATCTCACATGAGCCTGCCAGTAACCCGGAAGACAAGCCGCTCCTTGATGAGCCCTGTGGGATGATAGGTGGGAGTAAAGATCTCTGttctgaggaggaggcagctgatGAGACAGAAGCAGACCCTTCAGGAGAAGCCATCAGCACACGCAAGATACAGGAAGATGTTTCAGAAGGAAGCAGCCTGACAAGAGGTGCGAGGTTCGCAACAAATGTGAAAAACTATGAAAAACGTTCCGAAGATGCTCACTTACCATCCAACGTGAATTGTTTCCAGAAAGGAGAGGACTCGAGACTTCATGGCGATTCTGCTGATTCCAAAGACATTCCTGTATGTGAAACCTCCAATTTTCTGATGGAAGCCACCAATGAGAGCCCCAGCAAGAATGCATCCCCGGAAACTGCAACTGGGAAGGAGGAAAAAATGTCTCCAACCACAGAAAAAAAAGCATCCCACAAGAAAAGAGACAAACACGTGAAGTTCAACGAGGTGGTCACCATGATTCTCATTAAGCAGCAGTCTGAAGAACGTTCCAGTAAATGTCTGGAGAGCGGAGTGAAGCTGCAGAGCACAAGTCTTCCTGTTCTCAAGAATGTAAATGATGACGACAAGAAGAAGAAAGTGGAGAAATGCAGCACTGGACATGACGTAGAAGATAGGACATCTCAGGGTCAGAATTCCCTTCATAGGAACGTAGAAGGAAATAAGCACACAAGAAAGAGACCGACTGGGTCAAGCTGCCGTCCAAGTACAATGAAATACAGCAAGAAGAGGATTGTGGTCGGAACGGGACCAGCCCCGCAAGCCTTAGAGCAGCAAATGTCTCCATCCAAAAATAATGTAAGAGAAAGAAATGAGCTGCACGGAGTAGAGGATAAGGAGGTCTGGAACATGAATAGTGAAGGCAGGAAGGTGAACACCTGCTCAGTACCACCACAGACAAACAGTCCCCTAAACAACCATGAGCAGAAGTTCATTAAATCTTATTCCTGCTCCAACTGTGGTAAAATCACCCACTGGTCGAAGCTCAGCATATATCAGAAGGAGAATATAGAGAGGTCGATCGCCCATATGTGCAGAACTTGTGGTCGTCGTCACAAGAGCAGCAGTCCTGCCACTGCTCCTGACCAGGCGATCCTTCCACTCGCCCTCACCAGTCCTGGGGTTGATGAAATGTCTAAACCAGCAAATTACAGTAAGAAGATTGCAGCTGATTCCTCTGCTCAACCAAATACTGAGAAAAGACGACACAAAGATGAAAGGAAAGTGAAGACCACAGAAGATTCGAGGCATCTTGTCACTGCTAGTGATCAGAGAACAGGAGCCAGCAGTGATCATTGCAGAAAGCCTCCACAAACCCCTGAAGATGACAGCAAATCCAATGCATGCCACCAGTACCGTAATCCTGAAGCTGCACTGGATGTGACGCTGAAGACTTTTACAGGATCCTCAGTTAAGAGTACGTCCACTGCTAATCATTCAACTCTGGGTCTGGACTCCAGAAAGAACAGAATTATTATAAAGGATAAGAATGTGGCCTCCAAATCTCCTGCTGAGCAGCCCAGGAAACCTGGAGACAACAGAGAACATGAGGTTTGCACAATATGGAAAGAATGTTCTATAACAGAGGAAAGGAATCATCCATTAAGGTCTGATCAGCAGAAGAAAGTGACAAAGAGTTGTCCCAGCGTGCTCCAGAAGACTCAGAACTTTCCTCAGGCTGCTGTGAAGACACACTCTATTAATCTAAACAATGTAAGGAACCCCAGGCGGATCGTGGACCCTATAAAGTCAAAATTTGATAAAGACTGCACTAAATGTGGCAAGAGTCTGGCAAAGCATGTTACCGTGAACAGTGAGAATCCCGCTGATGGTAGTGAGAAGAATTGTGTTCTGCGTGTGAAGACAAAGTGTGAGCAACCACCAGAAGATAGGGAGCCCTTCCAATGTAAACAGTGCGGGAAAATCTTCACCAAGAAGCACACTAAACCCCCTGGAGAGCACCCCTACTCCTGCAAGAAATGTGGTAAATCCTTCCATGACAGCGGAAACAATGACGTTCACATGAAGTTGAAAACTAAGGAGAAGATGAAGATATTTACAGGGTCCTCAGCCGACAACGCTTTTGCTGATACTTCAACTCCAGGTCTGGATTCTAGTTATAGCAGAACTGGCACTAAGGACAAGAAAATGACTTTCAAATCTTTTGCTGAGCTGCCTGGAAAGACGGACAGCAAAGAACATGAGGAGGTCTGCATAATATGCGGAGAAAGTTTTATAGCAGAGCAAAAGAATGATCCATTGGTCTCTGATCAGCAGAAGAAACGAACCAAGGGTAGGCCCAGTGTGCTTGAGAACACCCAGGACCATCTGAAGACGTGCTCTTCTTGTGTTTCCAAGATAAGGAACCCCAGACAGATCGAGAACCCTGAGAATCTGCAATCTAATCAAAACTGCTCTAAATGGGGCAAGAGTTCAGCAGAGCATGTGAAAGCAGAGAATCCTGCTGAGGGTGGCAAGAAGAATCATGTTCTACAGTTGAAGAAGCGCAAGCAACCGTTGGAAGGGATTGAGCCCTACCAGTGTAAACAGTGTGGGAAAACCTTCACCCGTCACTTCACTCTGCTGCAGCACCACACCGTACACACCGGAGAGCGCCCCTACTCCTGCAAAGAATGTGGTAAATCCTTCCGGGACGGTGGATACCTTAAAGTCCACATGAGATTGCACACTAAGGAAAAACCCTACACTTGTTCAGAGTGTGGTAAGTGTTTTGGTCAGAACTCCACGCTGATGGTGCACTTGAGGACACATACCGATGAGAGACCATTCCAATGTAGCGAGTGCGGGAAGAGTTTTAGTGATCGTTCCACCTTTCGCCACCACCAATGA